Proteins found in one Odontesthes bonariensis isolate fOdoBon6 chromosome 11, fOdoBon6.hap1, whole genome shotgun sequence genomic segment:
- the LOC142391327 gene encoding bone morphogenetic protein 6-like: MSFAFIVMTMLFGSSVVTPFVLHPSKEELVASANPPISHHRCQDESLQSIRKSLLRALNMQTEPQLPAGGLDRVREQWQRTFSTISQSAPHTRPASDCSVPPDGGNSTSLRCCSVASDISMKDLGWDSWVIHPLSLTVVQCALCDPAEDTVPCSPSASGVQDANSQDQVPCCRPTSQESVPVVYMDETSTVVLSDVQLTRSCGCGRGDKE; the protein is encoded by the exons ATGTCCTTTGCAttcatcgtcatgacgatgcttTTTGGCTCTTCAGTAGTGACTCCATTCGTGTTGCATCCATCCAAGGAAGAGCTTGTGGCTTCTGCTAATCCTCCCATTTCTCATCACAG ATGCCAGGACGAGTCACTGCAGTCCATCAGGAAGAGTCTCCTCAGGGCCCTCAACATGCAGACTGAGCCTCAGCTGCCTGCTGGCGGGCTGGACAGAGTCCGAGAGCAATGGCAGAGAACCTTTAGCACCATCTCTCAAAGTGCACCGCACACAAGAC CTGCCTCTGACTGCTCTGTGCCACCCGACGGTGGAAACAGCACCAGCCTGAGGTGCTGCTCCGTGGCCTCCGACATCTCCATGAAAG ATCTGGGCTGGGACAGCTGGGTGATCCATCCTTTGAGCCTGACCGTGGTTCAGTGTGCACTGTGCGATCCCGCAGAAGACACCGTGCCGTGTTCGCCATCCGCCTCCGGTGTTCAGGATGCAAACTCGCAG GACCAGGTGCCATGCTGTCGGCCCACCTCGCAGGAATCGGTGCCCGTCGTCTACATGGATGAAACCAGCACCGTGGTGCTTTCTGACGTGCAGCTGACTCGCAGCTGTGGCTGTGGACGTGGCGACAAAGAGTAG